GGTCACCGGATGAGCGATATCCTGATGGGTTCCATCGGGCCGCCTACGGCTGGGCATCGCTACAAAGTAACCATCGTTGCCGCTAATAACTTTCATTCCTCGCACCACGAAGGCGTCGTCAAAAGTAACATTAACAAAACCTTTGAGTCGTTCTTCGTTGCGCAGTTTTACCCTGACCTCTGTGATGTCCACGCTAGCCTCCGTGGGTTTCAGACTACTCTGTCTGGCCAGGTAATTGGCTTAACTGCGAACAATTGCCAATTCCCTCCATTCAGTTTTACTTTCTGCCCCGTTTCCGGCGCACCCTCGAAC
Above is a window of Candidatus Zixiibacteriota bacterium DNA encoding:
- the spoVG gene encoding septation regulator SpoVG, with translation MDITEVRVKLRNEERLKGFVNVTFDDAFVVRGMKVISGNDGYFVAMPSRRRPDGTHQDIAHPVTVEMRREIEEKVLQAYESALEARVKQ